A genomic stretch from uncultured Pseudodesulfovibrio sp. includes:
- a CDS encoding response regulator has protein sequence MEEESVVSLCDAFSKIDIVVYINVVDHRGNEIYTFGEIEDGVTIVKGKSVSYEDVEVGYIQLGLTPLVFEDKVFETTWISLLSLFTVSIVLGVFTKMVLNKNLRTPLGQLISRIESISAGEYAEQEEEGNLLEMRTILSKFNEMAGKVRSREEQLRLSEEKYRRLFETTTEGIIVVDKDSRLTMVNKVLADMLGYAEEELVGVPIVELIHPDDMEHHKLEMERRSQGSSSQFERRFIHKDGHIVWTIVSSSPVDGIQGIYEGAFGMITDISDLRRAQAELKIAYDEMEQRVIQRTDELNKTNRLLTSEIHIRKQTEKAIIDAKEAAEEATRAKSEFLANMSHEIRTPMNAIIGMTHLTKMTNLSATQKDYLNKIDISAKSLLGIINDVLDMSKIEAGMLSIESVGFSIDQVLEQLTTIVSPRANEKKLEFLINVDKDVPNAIVGDSMRLSQILINLCNNAVKFTDKGSVVVSIVPVELDEDQAKLRFTVKDDGIGIDPSQIDELFQPFTQADASTTRKYGGTGLGLNLCNQLVSLMGGEIGVESAPGKGSLFWFEILFPIYRRKTEQALLPGELQGLRALVVDDNETSRIILKGMLEQMGLRVFLARSGDEAIEMVRNTPKEEDFDLLVIDWRMPGKDGIQTAGAILSDESIIPKPPMFMVSAYGNASLVKKANEMGFKGLLFKPVNQSFLFNLVVETLGKGMVTTSDPVVREEVTSNLGGTRILLVEDNEINRQVALEILSSAKIKVFEAVNGQAALDFLDKTPVDLVLMDVQMPIMDGYEATRRLREQERFKDLPIIAMTAHAMVEDIERSRAVGMNGHVAKPFDPEDLFKVLAQWIGQVSEGQPLSLTSAEASIADDSLPASMVGIDVQLGLRRARGNRELYKNLLLLLDEKYADAAREIEQARLDGRLEDAVGLAHSVKGTSGMLGAMELFDSASELEHALDAATDDVQEKLQRFARDLSVVIQSIAVIKEVACTKTVLKQTGEAADSADLLASLDALKEPLSSGAPVACRKKAKEIQDLVWPEELHDDVARVLKLVAEYDFKKALVLVSEVEQRIV, from the coding sequence ATATTGTCGTTTACATCAATGTCGTCGATCACCGGGGCAACGAAATATATACCTTTGGCGAGATTGAAGACGGGGTCACTATCGTCAAGGGGAAAAGTGTCAGCTATGAGGATGTCGAGGTTGGGTATATTCAACTTGGGCTGACTCCTCTTGTTTTTGAGGACAAGGTTTTTGAAACAACCTGGATCAGTTTGCTCTCCTTGTTCACTGTTTCAATAGTTCTCGGTGTGTTTACCAAAATGGTGCTGAACAAGAATCTTCGAACACCATTGGGGCAACTCATTTCCAGAATCGAAAGTATTTCGGCTGGTGAATACGCCGAGCAGGAAGAAGAGGGTAACCTTCTTGAAATGCGTACCATCCTCTCAAAATTTAATGAAATGGCTGGGAAGGTCAGGTCGCGTGAAGAACAGTTGCGGCTGAGTGAAGAAAAGTACAGGCGGCTTTTTGAAACGACGACGGAAGGTATCATTGTTGTCGATAAGGATAGCCGGTTGACCATGGTTAACAAGGTCCTGGCCGACATGCTTGGTTATGCTGAAGAAGAATTAGTCGGTGTACCCATTGTCGAGTTGATTCATCCTGATGATATGGAGCATCATAAGCTTGAGATGGAACGCCGGAGTCAGGGATCGTCTTCGCAATTTGAGCGGCGATTTATTCATAAGGATGGTCACATTGTTTGGACTATAGTCTCTTCAAGCCCCGTGGATGGAATCCAGGGCATATATGAAGGGGCATTCGGAATGATTACAGACATTTCTGATTTGCGAAGGGCCCAGGCTGAACTTAAGATCGCATATGATGAAATGGAGCAACGCGTCATCCAGCGGACGGATGAATTGAATAAGACAAACAGGCTTTTGACGTCTGAAATCCATATCCGCAAACAGACAGAAAAGGCTATTATTGACGCCAAGGAAGCGGCTGAAGAGGCGACGAGGGCCAAAAGTGAGTTCCTCGCCAATATGAGTCACGAAATCCGGACTCCCATGAATGCCATCATCGGCATGACGCATTTGACCAAAATGACGAATCTGTCCGCCACCCAGAAAGACTATCTGAACAAGATAGATATTTCAGCCAAGTCATTACTTGGGATTATCAACGATGTGCTGGATATGTCCAAGATCGAAGCCGGTATGCTCAGTATCGAATCTGTCGGTTTTTCCATCGATCAGGTCCTGGAACAGCTGACTACCATCGTCTCGCCGCGAGCTAACGAAAAGAAACTCGAATTTCTCATCAACGTGGATAAGGATGTCCCCAACGCTATCGTGGGAGATTCCATGCGTTTGTCACAGATTCTTATCAATCTGTGTAACAATGCCGTAAAATTTACGGATAAAGGCTCAGTGGTCGTGTCCATTGTGCCGGTGGAACTGGATGAGGATCAGGCAAAATTACGGTTTACGGTCAAAGATGACGGCATAGGCATCGACCCAAGTCAGATTGATGAACTCTTTCAGCCTTTTACACAGGCGGATGCCTCAACTACCCGCAAGTATGGCGGGACCGGATTGGGACTCAACCTGTGCAACCAATTGGTCAGTTTGATGGGTGGAGAGATCGGGGTGGAAAGTGCCCCGGGTAAAGGCAGTCTTTTTTGGTTTGAAATTTTGTTTCCGATCTATCGCAGGAAGACCGAACAAGCCCTGCTTCCAGGCGAACTTCAAGGCCTGCGTGCTTTGGTTGTGGATGACAATGAGACCTCTCGGATTATTCTCAAAGGCATGTTGGAACAGATGGGATTGCGGGTTTTCCTCGCCCGTTCTGGTGATGAAGCCATTGAAATGGTCCGCAATACACCGAAGGAAGAGGATTTCGATCTTTTGGTTATTGATTGGCGAATGCCGGGTAAGGATGGCATTCAGACTGCCGGAGCCATTTTGTCGGATGAGTCCATAATTCCCAAGCCGCCGATGTTTATGGTTTCTGCATATGGCAACGCGTCGTTAGTGAAAAAAGCGAATGAAATGGGGTTCAAGGGGTTACTTTTCAAGCCAGTGAATCAATCCTTCCTTTTTAATCTCGTTGTTGAAACGCTTGGCAAGGGGATGGTGACGACCAGTGACCCCGTCGTGCGGGAAGAGGTGACAAGCAATCTTGGCGGGACCAGAATACTACTTGTTGAAGATAATGAAATAAACCGTCAGGTTGCTTTGGAAATTCTGTCATCCGCAAAAATCAAGGTGTTTGAAGCTGTTAATGGGCAAGCTGCTCTGGACTTTCTCGACAAAACTCCTGTGGACTTGGTCCTCATGGATGTTCAGATGCCGATTATGGATGGATATGAAGCGACTCGTCGACTCCGTGAACAGGAACGATTCAAAGACCTTCCGATTATAGCCATGACGGCTCACGCCATGGTCGAGGATATTGAAAGAAGTAGAGCTGTGGGTATGAACGGGCATGTGGCCAAGCCTTTTGATCCTGAGGATCTCTTCAAGGTGCTTGCCCAGTGGATCGGACAGGTGTCTGAAGGACAACCTCTTTCTTTGACCTCAGCGGAAGCCTCTATAGCCGATGATTCCCTGCCGGCATCAATGGTTGGCATTGATGTTCAGCTTGGATTACGGCGTGCGAGAGGAAATAGGGAATTGTATAAGAATCTTCTTCTGCTGCTTGATGAAAAGTATGCTGATGCTGCTCGTGAAATTGAACAGGCTAGGTTGGATGGGCGACTTGAGGACGCTGTAGGGCTTGCCCATTCTGTCAAAGGGACATCTGGGATGCTCGGGGCCATGGAGTTGTTTGATTCGGCCAGTGAGCTGGAACATGCCTTGGATGCCGCTACTGATGATGTGCAGGAGAAGTTGCAGCGATTTGCGCGCGACTTGTCGGTCGTAATACAAAGTATTGCTGTAATCAAAGAAGTTGCATGTACGAAGACTGTCCTTAAACAAACGGGCGAGGCGGCTGATTCGGCTGATCTGTTGGCGTCGCTGGATGCCTTGAAGGAACCGTTATCTTCCGGGGCTCCCGTGGCGTGTCGTAAAAAGGCAAAGGAAATTCAGGATCTCGTATGGCCAGAAGAGCTCCATGATGATGTCGCTCGAGTTTTGAAGCTTGTTGCTGAATATGATTTCAAGAAGGCTCTGGTGCTGGTCAGTGAAGTGGAGCAGCGCATCGTGTGA
- a CDS encoding bile acid:sodium symporter family protein codes for MKLEVVPIYIEKYFILITVLLSGLALMYPPSFTWIKPHIPLGLGVIMFGMGLTLDFEDFRDILRKWHVVGLGVLIQYLLMPLLAVGISYALNLPPEAIIGMVVVGACPGGTASNVIAYLARANVPLSVTLTLASTCLAPLLTPAIIYLLLEKQVEIDFWSMVQSVFWIVVFPMLDGLILRRLFRKQLEPLLRYFPSLSIMVIALLIACIIGLNQKTLLAFPALVLLAVIMHNGIGLVAGYGLARLARCSKRDARTIAIEVGMQNSGLGVALAVKHFGAISALPGALFSLWHNLTGVGLARRWKNASDSE; via the coding sequence ATGAAACTCGAAGTCGTACCCATATATATTGAAAAATATTTTATTCTCATCACGGTTCTTTTGTCAGGATTGGCTCTGATGTATCCTCCCTCTTTCACTTGGATCAAACCGCACATCCCTCTTGGCTTGGGTGTCATTATGTTCGGCATGGGATTGACGTTAGACTTTGAGGACTTTCGCGATATTTTGCGTAAATGGCATGTGGTGGGACTCGGTGTCCTCATACAGTATTTACTCATGCCTCTGCTTGCCGTGGGTATTTCATATGCTCTCAATCTGCCCCCTGAGGCGATCATCGGTATGGTCGTAGTGGGGGCATGCCCCGGTGGAACTGCTTCCAACGTCATTGCCTATCTGGCCCGCGCCAATGTGCCGTTATCTGTTACCCTGACGCTGGCTTCTACCTGTCTGGCTCCATTGCTTACTCCAGCCATTATTTATCTGTTGCTTGAAAAACAGGTGGAAATTGATTTCTGGTCGATGGTCCAATCCGTTTTCTGGATAGTCGTGTTTCCTATGCTGGACGGGCTCATCCTGCGCCGTCTTTTCCGCAAGCAGTTGGAGCCGCTTCTGCGATATTTCCCCTCCTTGTCCATCATGGTTATAGCACTGCTTATCGCCTGCATCATTGGCCTGAACCAGAAAACACTGCTGGCCTTTCCGGCTCTCGTACTCTTGGCTGTTATCATGCACAACGGTATCGGCCTCGTTGCCGGGTATGGGCTGGCCAGATTGGCGCGATGTTCCAAGCGAGATGCCAGAACTATCGCCATTGAGGTCGGAATGCAGAATTCCGGCCTCGGCGTGGCTCTAGCCGTCAAGCATTTTGGGGCGATAAGCGCATTGCCAGGCGCCTTGTTCAGCCTATGGCATAATCTTACAGGGGTGGGCCTTGCGCGTCGTTGGAAAAACGCTTCCGATTCAGAGTAA